A window from Bubalus kerabau isolate K-KA32 ecotype Philippines breed swamp buffalo chromosome 5, PCC_UOA_SB_1v2, whole genome shotgun sequence encodes these proteins:
- the LOC129653214 gene encoding putative PRAME family member 26 yields the protein MVSPTRCICLKTPLDNISMTSCLLTEPNLPHRSQCPAIYQLKGLNLSGVTLTNFSAKPRQVLLETVAGTLEELDLNVCGIMDAHVTAVLPALNHCSQLRVLSVCGNLVSMESLLCHNSWVACFKSRDLSCPSGELQFSDILHQERLVQLKAELWEILTDLGHPRNIWVSPTTVLTVVRMSVII from the exons atggtatcaccgactcgatgcat atgCCTGAAGACCCCCTTGGACAACATCTCTATGACCAGCTGCCTGCTTACAGAACCGAACTTGCCCCATCGGTCCCAGTGTCCAGCCATCTATCAGCTGAAGGGCCTGAATCTGAGTGGTGTTACCCTGACCAACTTTAGTGCCAAGCCCCGCCAAGTTCTGCTGGAGACAGTTGCAGGCACTCTTGAAGAACTGGACTTAAATGTGTGTGGGATCATGGACGCCCACGTCACAGCCGTCCTGCCTGCCCTGAACCACTGCTCTCAGCTCAGGGTCCTCAGCGTGTGTGGGAACCTCGTCTCCATGGAGAGTCTCCTGTGTCATAACTCATGGGTTGCCTGCTTTAAGTCTAGAGATTTATCCTGCCCCTCGGGAGAATTACAGTTCTCGGATATTCTTCACCAGGAGAGGCTTGTCCAGCTAAAAGCTGAGCTTTGGGAGATTCTTACAGATTTAGGACATCCCAGAAACATTTGGGTTAGCCCCACCACTGTCCTCACTGTGGTGAGGATGAGTGTGATCATCTGA